The following DNA comes from Ferrimicrobium sp..
ATATCCCCGATGAGCTCTGCGTCGAGAGCAAGAGTCTTAAGCTCTACCTGGTGAGTTATCGCAACCACGGCTCGTTTCACGAGTCCTGTGTGAATACGATCGCCGATGATCTCAACGGACTCCTCTCCCCCAAGTTCCTCCGGATCTTTGGCGACTTCAACCCCCGCGGGGGTATCGCCATCAAACCGATGGTTGAGCGTCTCGCCCCCACCGCCTCTCGGTCCGATGCTCTTGCCCTCATCGCGAGCTATAACCAGGTTGCCTCGCTCGCGTGAGCCGATCGTTAACCCAAACGACGAAGGTTCCCTGTTGAAGCGGCTCTCCTGGGGGGCCTGGCTGGCCCTTGGTGTCTACATTGGGGCTATCGTCGGCTCCAACTGGATGATCGCCCACGTCGGAACCCCGATTCCTGGTGCCCATGTTCTCCCCGTTGGCTTCGGACTTGAGGCGCCATCGGGGGTCTATCTGGCAGCGGTCGCCTTCGTCGCACGCGACTACGTCCAGCGCCTCGCTGGTCCAAAGGCCGGCATCGCCGCTATCTTCATCGGTGCGCTCGTCTCCGCACTCGTCTCTACCCCACAGCTCGCCGTCGCCTCAGGCGTCACCTTCCTCCTCTCTGAGTCGACTGACTTTATGATCTTCACCCCGCTACAGCGCTGGAACTTGGCCGCCTCTGTCCTCATCGCCGGACTCTTCGCCGAAGTCGTTGACTCTGTCGTCTTCCTGACACTGGCTGGAATTCCACTCGGAGTGGCGCTAGAGGGCCAACTCGTTGGCAAGCTGTGGGTGATCCTGCTAGGCACCGCACTGACATGGTATCTCCGACGACGCCCATCGCTTCAGTCATCACATCGAAATCTTGATTACGACCGGAGTTGACCTCCGCTCGAAGGGAGACAGCCCCGGCGAACACTAGACTGACCTGCGGTGAAGGCGAGCACACAGGGGTTTTTGGCGTTGGCTCTCTCCTCAGCAATCTGGGGTGGGATGTACGTTGCGAGTGATGCCCTCATGCGCACGATGCCACCGTTAGTAGTACTCGAGTTCCGCGAGGGCATCTCTGCGATAATCTTGGTTTTTATCGCAGCCAGAGGTCGACAACTCCATATCGAACGACGAGACTACCTACCCATGTTCGGCGTAGGCGTCATCGGCTTTAGCGTCTCCATCGGATTCCAGTTCTACGGTACGCACGCTGCAGGCGCTGCGCTTGGCTCCCTCGTCACCGCATCGTCACCAATTCTCATCGCCCTGCTCGGTGCCTTCATTCTGAAAGAACACGTCCCCTTACGACGATGGCTCGCCATCGCGCTTGCTTTCGTTGGCGTCATCGTGATCGTCGGGACACCCGCACCCGGCAAGGACACCACCCTCGGCGTATCATTGCTTCTGGTAGCGGCGGTCTGCTGGTCGCTCTACACCATTGGGTCCACCTCGCTGCTGAACCGCTATAGTGCCCTGACGGTAGTCACCCTCGCTTGCACCGTAGGCGCGATCACCTCACTCCCCTTCGCAACCGTGGCCTACTTCCATGCACGCCATCCTCTCCCTATGAACCTCGCCCAGTGGGGAGAAGTACTCTATATCAGCGTGGTCGGCATGGCGCTCGCCTTCTTCCTCTGGGTGTGGGGCTTCAAGCACGTCAGCGCCTCCCGCGGTGGCGTACTGCTCCTCTTCCAACCACTCGTGGGTATCATCCTCGGGGTCGTCCTCCTCGGCGAGACGATCACCATCGGAACGCTCGCCGGCGCCATCCTCGTCTGCGTCGGTGTCACCCTCGCCGTCTTAGAGCGCAAGCCTCCACTCGCGCTGGAGCCAACCCCCTAACTCCGATAGCATGACCCCGCCGAGACCGATACACCACGTTGTACCAAAACGATTGCAACGCGAAAGGCCCCAATGCGAAAGGCCCCAATGCGAAAGATCCCAGTATGAGAGATCCCAGCACAGCCAGACCAACGGTTGGCGACAACCCCAGGGTCAATGTTCAACGGTTGCTTGGCGACGACAGCCCGGCAAAGATTCGATGATCGCTCGTGGGTGAGCAGATAGCTCGGGAGTCCGTCCAACTAACGCGCCAAGATGGTCAGCGGCTCGGTTCACTCATCGTTGATCCACGAGGCACTGAACTCCTCGCTGTCGCGGGTGATCTCCCATGCGAGTTTGCTACCGACCATCCTGGTGCGTATGGGCCACTGATCGCAGCTGGAGTTTTGGTTCCCTCATCTGGATCGCTGCGCACTCCCACCATCTCGGTAGTGATACCAGCACGTAATCCTCCCCCTGATAGCTTTGCCACCTTGGTGGGGAATCTTGTCGCCTCGCCCTGGGTGGATGAAGTCATTGTCGTCGACGATGCCTCCCAGAGCCCGATCGACATCGACATCGACGGCATCGTCATCGTACGCAACACGGTATCCCTTGGTCCTGGGGCAGCACGCAACCTGGGTGCACAAAAGAGCACGAATGAGGTACTGCTCTTCATCGATGCGGATATCGTCAGCATCGATGAAGAGCTCTTCTCCCTCCTCAAACTGCTCACCAACCACCAAATCGTCGCGCTCGCTCCACGGGTGATCGAGGAGGGCCACCTCTCTCCCCTCGACCTTGGCCCCTCACCGACGATGGTCGATGGCAAGCACCTCAATCATCTGCCGGGCGCCGTCCTTGCGATCGATCGGCGGCACTTCGAGGCTGTCGGTGGCTTTGGGGAGGATCTACGCCTCGGCGAGGATGTTGACCTGATCAACCGCCTCCGTCATCCTGACCACCTAGTCATCTACGCACCAAACAGCGTCTGTGTGCACCACCATCAACCCTTGTTCACCCGACTCATCAAGACGGCCACCTATGGATACTCAGTAGGCCACCTGCGGAGAAGAACTGACCTCACACTCATCCCTCAGCTAAGAGACGCTCCCTCCCTTGCCTGGGTCGTCTTCGCACCCTTTACGACAGCGACACTCGCCGCCCTCAACCTCACCAACCACCTCAGCAAGCGACTCGCGCGTAGCCAACAGATCAAGGCTTCGATCCTGCTGCTCGACCGGCAGTTCCTGGCCAACGCATCGCTCATCGTGCGTCAGCTCGGGCTACCCATGGCGTTGTCGTCGCTCGTATCGGGCCATCTGCGGCGCTCCTTCACGGCTGCCCTGATCATAGAGGTACTCCATCAAGGGATCACCGCGACGCTCTACGATCTGGCCTACTCAATTGGGCTCTGGCTGTCAATCGGGCTTGAGAACTGAGCCGATCGACCAACACAGCTACCACCAAATGAACCGATCCCAAACCGTGTCAACAACAACCAGAGGCCAACCGTGTCATCGGGCGCCGTGGTCCTCTCCAGCAAGCCCGTCCCTCACTCCTCCTTAGCCTTTGACTAGAGGTGGGTGCACAGATGACGTGAAATGCTTGAAGATGCCAGTGGTGCCGTTATGGTGCTGCGATTGGACCCACACCACCGACAGCGGTGATCTGGAAAACCTCCGAGTCACCTGTCAGATGCAAAGCAGTCGCGCTGGCACCACCAGTAACCCCCTGGGCAAAGAGAAGTAAAGCGCCATTGGATGCGACACAGGCTTGATCACCGATCGTAATATAGCCATTCTTCGGCGTTCCAAGGTTGTAGATGGTTCCACTTTGGCCAGCCACAGTGCACGAGCCGCCCTTTCGAACCTGTTCTCCATACACATGCGTCATACCGATCAACGCCTGAGCAGAGACATACTGTCCATTGAGGTGATGAATGCCCTCTGGGGTAGCGAAGGTCGTCGTCGTAACGCCCGACAATCCAGAGACAGTTCCGTATCCCTTGCCATCCACGTCATAATTTGTCACCGCAGGCGAACTAGCCTGCAATCGCCAATCGGTGAGGGAGTGAACGGCGCCAGTAAAGGTTATGGTCGCTCCGCCCGCAGCAGCCGAGTAGGTGAAGGCGTAGTTGGTGTAGCTAGCCAACTTCGAGAGTGAAAACTCTGTGCCACTGGTGGGCGCCGAAGGGGACGAATTCGCCGAAGACGAACTGTTCGACGACTGAGAAGGCGTTGACTTCGCCGACGAGGAGGTGCTGGTCGCGGTGGCTCCAGCCGAGCCACAGGCTGCCAGTGAGAAGGCAAGCGCACCACAGGTGACCCCCATCATAAGAGAACGCTGAATTTGCATAGTGCCACATTAGCGATAGATTTCCCTGGCCATGCACCGTACGGACAACATTTGGCCTAATCCGCATC
Coding sequences within:
- the queF gene encoding preQ(1) synthase, which gives rise to MTEGLTQLGTPTQYHYEDPNPAMLEAFPNPHPGTDFVIRLIATEFTSLCPITGQPDYGSLVIDYIPDELCVESKSLKLYLVSYRNHGSFHESCVNTIADDLNGLLSPKFLRIFGDFNPRGGIAIKPMVERLAPTASRSDALALIASYNQVASLA
- a CDS encoding VUT family protein; protein product: MKRLSWGAWLALGVYIGAIVGSNWMIAHVGTPIPGAHVLPVGFGLEAPSGVYLAAVAFVARDYVQRLAGPKAGIAAIFIGALVSALVSTPQLAVASGVTFLLSESTDFMIFTPLQRWNLAASVLIAGLFAEVVDSVVFLTLAGIPLGVALEGQLVGKLWVILLGTALTWYLRRRPSLQSSHRNLDYDRS
- a CDS encoding DMT family transporter, coding for MKASTQGFLALALSSAIWGGMYVASDALMRTMPPLVVLEFREGISAIILVFIAARGRQLHIERRDYLPMFGVGVIGFSVSIGFQFYGTHAAGAALGSLVTASSPILIALLGAFILKEHVPLRRWLAIALAFVGVIVIVGTPAPGKDTTLGVSLLLVAAVCWSLYTIGSTSLLNRYSALTVVTLACTVGAITSLPFATVAYFHARHPLPMNLAQWGEVLYISVVGMALAFFLWVWGFKHVSASRGGVLLLFQPLVGIILGVVLLGETITIGTLAGAILVCVGVTLAVLERKPPLALEPTP
- a CDS encoding glycosyltransferase yields the protein MGEQIARESVQLTRQDGQRLGSLIVDPRGTELLAVAGDLPCEFATDHPGAYGPLIAAGVLVPSSGSLRTPTISVVIPARNPPPDSFATLVGNLVASPWVDEVIVVDDASQSPIDIDIDGIVIVRNTVSLGPGAARNLGAQKSTNEVLLFIDADIVSIDEELFSLLKLLTNHQIVALAPRVIEEGHLSPLDLGPSPTMVDGKHLNHLPGAVLAIDRRHFEAVGGFGEDLRLGEDVDLINRLRHPDHLVIYAPNSVCVHHHQPLFTRLIKTATYGYSVGHLRRRTDLTLIPQLRDAPSLAWVVFAPFTTATLAALNLTNHLSKRLARSQQIKASILLLDRQFLANASLIVRQLGLPMALSSLVSGHLRRSFTAALIIEVLHQGITATLYDLAYSIGLWLSIGLEN